The sequence below is a genomic window from Salinispira pacifica.
CTTCGGTGGTCATCCCCATCATTCCCGGTGAGAGCCTGGATTCCTGCAGGATTTTACTGGAGAAACGGGCGGAGCATATGCCCCAGGGACGGGAAATCTGTCTGCCGGGAGGAGGCATTGAAGCTGGTGAAACCTCAAGGGATGCGGGTTTCCGGGAACTTGCCGAGGAGACCGGCTTGGCATCCGGCGCCGTGACAGCAAGCGCATATTACGGCAGTCTGGTGAATGCCGGAGGGAGGCTGGTACATGTATGGATGGGAATTGTGGATGACAACCGGCCCTGGGATCCCAATGAAGAGGTGGAGAGGCTTTTCACGCTCTCCTTGAAACTTCTGAGAAACAGTCCCACCACAGTCTACCGGGTATCAGTTGACTTCGGGCGTCGTCCTCCGGAAAAGGAAATACCGTTTCACCGGTTCGATTTTTCCCATGACTACGGCAGAGACTGGCGGGGCCGGGATCTGAACGTTCTGTTCTATGAAAATCTTGAAGAAACTCTCTGGGGCATGACGGCAAAAATTATTCAAAACTTCGTCGAGGATCTGTATACAGCCTATGAACGGCGCTATGGTCCGGATCAGCCGGTATGAGCTCCCGGCCTGGGGTTCCCGGTCTGGTGTTCCTGTCTGGTATTCCTGTCCTGGGCCTCCCGGGATGAATAATTTGCTTGAACTATCGGGTATTCGGGGGGATGATGTGACTATGGAATACAGCAACATGAAAGAGATAACTGAAATAGCAGAGGGTATCGGCCTGAAAGGCGAAGACCTTATTCCCTACGGCAAATGGAAGGGCAAGATATCCATGCAGGCGGTAAAACGGATCATGGAAAAGCCCACGGGCAAACTGATCCTGGTGAGCGCCATAACCCCCACTCCGGCGGGAGAGGGCAAGACAACCACCAGCATCGGTCTGAGCCAGGGGCTGAGGCACATCGGTGTGAATGCGGTTGCTGCCCTCCGGGAACCAAGCCTGGGACCGGTGTTCGGCATAAAGGGCGGTGCAACCGGCGGCGGAAAAAGCATGGTGCACCCGGCGGATGAGATCAACCTGCATTTCACCGGCGACCTTCACGCAATAAGCGCCGCCCATAATCTCATTTCTGCGAGCCTGGACAACCGGCTTCATTTTTACCCTGACGATGCCCCTGCGGTGGCCCACGTGTACTGGCGCAGGGTAATGGATATGAACGACAGGGCCCTGAGAGATATTGTTGTCGGCCTGGGGAGCACCAATGCGCCGCCCAGGGAAGACGGATTCGACATCACCGCCGCAAGCGAGATCATGGCCATCCTCTGTCTTGCAGACAGTTACTCAGATCTGAAAGAGCGTATCGGTAATATCCTTCTGGGCCTCAAAGCGGATAAAACCCCGTTTTATGTACGGGATCTGGGCGTTCACTCCGCAGCCGCCGCCCTGCTGAAAGATGCCTTCCTTCCGAACCTTGTTCAGACCACAGAGGGCGGACCTGTGCTGATCCACGGAGGCCCCTTCGCCAACATCGCCCAGGGGGCAAACTCGGTCCTTGCAACCAACCTGGCCCTTCGCCTGGGAGAAGTGGCGGTCACCGAAGCGGGTTTCGGCTTCGATCTGGGTGCTGAGAAATTTTTTGATATCGTAAGTCCTTACGGCGGATTCAGGCCGGATATGGTGGTTCTGGTGGCTACGGTGCGGGCTCTGAAAATGCACGGAGGGGTGAACAAGAAGGAGCTGGACAAGGAAAATCCTGAAGCGGTGAAACAGGGAGGGGAAAACCTGGCCAAACATGTGGAAAACATCAGGAAATTCTCCGTTTCACCTCTGGTGGCCATTAATGTGTTTCCCGGCGACAGCGATGGGGAACTCCGGGAGGTTGAGAAAATCTGTACGGCCCTTGATGTGGAATACGCAGTTTCCCGGCACTATGCCCAGGGAGGCGCAGGGGCGGCGGAACTCGCCAACAAGGCCATGAACCTTCTGAACCAGCAGGAAGATGCGGGAGAATCCCGGGGAAAACCTCTCTACGACTGGAATTCTTCAGTACAGGAAAAGGTTGAGACTGTTGCCCGGCAGATTTACGGCGCTCAGGCCGTGGATTTTACTTCGGCGGCAAAAAAAGACCTGAAAACCATCGAAAGCAGGGGCTACGACAATCTTCCCGTCTGTATTGCGAAAACCCAGGCTTCCCTCAGCGACAATCCGAAACTTTTGGGCAGACCCAAGGATTTTCTGGTTACCGTACGTCGGATTCTGATCAACTCAGGTGCCGGGTTTCTGGTTCCTTTGACGGGGGATATTATGCGGATGCCGGGACTGCCCCGGAACCCGTCGGCCCTGGAAATAGATATTGATGACGACGGGAACATTCACGGATTATCCTGAGGTTCCGATTCATCAATTCCCGCGTCCCTGGCACAGGCGGCAAGCTCTCCTCCCTGGATAAGCTTTCGACCCGCCTCCAGGTCGTCGGCAAATACCCTGTCCTGGTCCGCATGATCAATGTATTCCCGTACCAGGCGGTGGCAGGCCTCAAGGATCGGTCCTGAACGCAGGGGCCTGCGGAAATCGAAGGCCTGGGCTGCGCATACCAGCTCCACCGCCAGAATTTTCTCAACGTTGGTCAGAATTTCATACAGTCTTCTGGCGCTGATGGAGCCCATGCTCACATGATCCTCCTGGCCCAGACTGGTGGGTATGCTGTCTGCAGAAGGGGGATGGCAGAGACTTTTATTCTCACTCACCAGAGCGGCGGAGCTGTACTGGGGAATCATGAATCCCGAATTGATGCCTGTGTGCTTCATCAGCAGTTTGGGCAGATCACGGCTGGTACCGTCCAGGAGAAGGTAACTGCGTCTGTCGGAAATATTTCCCAGTTCTGCGGCAGCTACAGATGCATAGTCAAGAGGTATGGCCACCGGCTGACCATGGAAATTCCCTCCGCTCACCGCCGATCCGTCAGTGGTGAGAATGGGATTATCGGTTACTGAGTTCAGCTCAATTTCCACCGTTTCCCGCAAATGATTCCAGGCGTTCCGGGAAGCGCCGTGAACCTGGGGCATGCAGCGCAAGGAGTAGGGATCCTGCACTCTGCCGCAGTCCTTATGATGTTCAAGAATCTGTGATCCATGAAGACAGCGGCGGATCCGCCGTGCGGTTTCCATGTTTCCGGCGTAGGGCCGCAGCTCATGAAGTTCCCGGGCGAAGGGTTTCACCGAGCCCAGAGCCGCTTCCAGACTCATGGCCCCGATAATATCCGCAGTGTCCAGCAGATTTTCCATCTTCTCCAGCCCCGCCACCGCCCAGGCCAGAATAAACTGTGTTCCGTTAATAAGCGCCAGCCCCTCCTTGGGTCCGAGAATCAGGGGATCCAGGGCTAATTCTTTCAGCACATCTTCTGCCGGGCCCACAGCGCCCCGGAACCGAAGCTGTCCCAATCCGATGAGGGGAAGAAAAAGATGCGCCAATGGTGCCAGGTCCCCGGATGCCCCCACCGATCCCTGGGAGGGAACCACAGGAATGGCATCCTCCCTGAGCATCAGTAAAATACGCTCCATGGTTTCCAGGCGGATCCCCGAACGTCCCGCAGCCAGGGCCTGGAGTTTCAAAACCATCATCAGGCGGGCAATCTCTGAGGGTACCGGAGGTCCCATTCCAACACTATGGCTTTTCAGGATGTTTTCCTGAAGCAGAAGGCTTTGTTCGGGATCAATTCTGGTGCTGCAGAGGGGACCGAAGCCGGTATTGACTCCATACACCGCCTCTTCCCCTTCCACGATGCGCTCAACCTGCGCAGCGCCGCTGCGAATCCGTCGGCGCCCCTCCCTGCTGAGCTCTCCGCGTATTTCACCCCGGGCCAGGGCCCGGGCCGTTTCAGACTTCAACGGCTGGTCACCGTAAGAAAAACTTCGGTTCATATGCACTCCCGAAATCGTAATAAACTGATTTCAGCTTAGTACCCGTTTTTCGGTTCTGTCCAGCCATTTCTCTCAACCGATAAATCGGCCTTTTCCTGCCAGAGCAGAGTATTTCATCAGCTTTTCATACGCCGGCATATCGCCGATCCCTGCGATGTGACCTCCCATACGTATGAGGAAGGTTCCCAGCTTCCTTCTGAGTCTTCCCACCAGCCGGGAGATTCCCACCTCTCCCCTGCCGGCGGTCTCAAGAAGCGCTTCATGCCTCTGCTCTGCAAGTTTCATCATGTTGTATTCAGGTAAGAACATATTATCCTCCGATATAATGTTTCAGGCTCTGATACATTCCTTCGAATTTGCTGATATTCAAAGAGAAAAATTTCATCCGGTCCTGGTACCGCATGTTGAGAAAACCGTTTGCGGTAAGCTGTTTCAGGTGGCGGGAAACACTGGATTGACTCATCTCCATATAGTCGATGGCTTCCTGACTGCTGATTTCCCCCCTTCCGGATATAAAGTGCAGAAGACTCAGGCGGTGTTCATCCGCCAGCGCCTCCAGCTTCATCAGGAGCTCAGAGCGCACCAGGGACGGCGACTTCAAGGCAGCTCCCCGGGGTATCCGGGCCCCGTGAACAATCCGTAGCACCGAATCGCCTGAACCGAGAATCATGATGTAGGGGCCTATGTGAGCCGACGGAATAAAGCGGATCTGGCCGGCCTTCATCAGCATATTGGTAATGCCCGGAGTGAATTTCTGCCTCTGGGTAATTTCCAGAATTGCCTCAATACGGTCCATTGACTGGTAGTCCACCGAACGGAAGGCCTGAATGCTGTCCTGTAAATCCTGAAGATGTTCCTGCCACTCCTGCTGCAGATAGTTGTCGTACATATGCCGAAAATGGCGGATAATGAATTCCCGCTTCTCTGCGGGGTGTGTGAGCAGATAGTACTCATCTTCCAGAGCACCCGGCTCCACCGGAAGATCCTCCGCCTGAAGAAATACCTCCATATATTCGATAAAGGCATCCCGGCTGTTCAGAATCTCTTCCTTTTCCGGCGGTTCACGGGTGAACCCCGGAAGGCGCCGGGCTTTGATCCGCAGATGCTCCAACACCGAATCGATCATGTAATCATCATCAAGGGATGCCACGTATTCCAGCCACTGATCCGGGGAGCCCCAAATTTTATCATCCAGGAAGACGGCGGTGCGGCAGAATTTCCGGTTATCCCGGAGCTCTTCGTCAGTCAGCTGCCGACGCATTTTTTCCACCCAGGGATGCAGACCCACCGCCTCATCATTTATCAGGCAAAGACTGGCCTGCATGGAATACAACGGCTCCAGAACAAATTGAATGTCCTCGGATTGCTGAGTGCCGATAAGCGATAAATTGCGCATACATATCTCCCTGATAAAATTCCTGCGATCCCAATGGCAATAGAAAGGCCAATACATATCCAGAATGTCACCGATCTTTCGGGATGCAGTCTTGCTTACATGCAGTTATGCAAGTTTGTGCATATGTGTAAATTATACTTAATGACTCCCCTGAAAAAAGCTTGATGGTAAATTCAAAAAAACCCGGAAAAATTGGTCGGGGAATCCAGCCCCATAGGGGGAGATAACCCTATGGGAGGGCCCCCGCCACTTTCTTTACCGGCTATTTATCTGTACCCCCACCCCGAAGGGCTTTCCCTTTCCCCTTTTCGCTTCTAACAGAGTGCATATCCATCCGGAATTGGTTTTGACCCATCTTCGGGAAACAGGTATCCCCTGATTCTGCGAATGTTAACCATCATGGCACTCAAGACCATCATGGTGGTAACCCGATGCCTGCCCCGCACTGGTAGTTTACAGAGATGGCCACCAAAGGGGTGAATAACACTTCGAACGGTACTCTCTATTGATGCCCGCTTATTGGTAATCTCTTTTCCTGTTTCTGCTACCTGCTTCCTGGTGGCGGCAACCCGCAAATCGGTCGCAGTAAAATGAAGAACATAACTTGGTCGCTTTTTCAGCCGCTTTGCCGGGCACTGGTTGACAAAGGGGCAAGCCTGACAGCCGTCGGCAGAAAACCCGGCGGTATAGCGGTCTGCTGCTTTTTTACTTTCCCGCAGCTCCCCGCCCTGGCCATTTGGACAGATGATAGCAGTCACCTTTCCTTCACTGGTTCGAGTGACGGTGAAATCTTCCAGGCCCACTCTCGTCTTCTCTTTTTTCCTTCCCTTGATGGCACTCACGTGCTGGCTTACCTGATATGTTGCTGTTGCCTTGGCTGCCGCCTCTCCCGTATACCCCGCATCGGTATACACTTCATCGATTCCCTCCCGCTCTTTCAGGTTCTCAATATCTTCGGCCAGAAATTGCTGGTCATCGGTTATGTTTGGCGCCACACTTACCCTGCTGATGAGTTGGAGATTATTATCTTCATCGCAAGTTTCCGTGATATTTGCACCATACCCCCGGGAGCTTTCTCTGCTTTTCGTCCTGAAGGTGGCCTCTTCATCATCAGGAGACTGCAAGGTGCTACCACCGAGTTCTTTACTTTCTCGCACAACGATAGATTCCTGTTCAAAACGAAAGTGTTCACCAAAAACCCTGAAGGCCTGCTGGTACGCTTTTTCATCTCCGTGCACGTCTTCAAAACATTCCAGCATAGTCGATAGATCTTTTCCAAGCTGCTCAAGTCGCCCGTCCATCTCGTCCCGTTTCACCCGGCAGCAATAGTGCAGGGAGTCTTCTTTCACATACCTGGCAAACAGCTGCTCATACGCTTTCTGTTCTTCTTCACTGAGCATACGGTAAAAGCGATGGATGATTTCTACCAACAGCTGCAGACGGCTCATCTTGCGGATGTTACTCTGCACCATGGTTGAATCCATCCGCTGTAGGCCGGTTTTTATCTGAAACTGTTTCAATTGCTCGTCGGTTATCTGTTCACTTGCCTTGTGAATCAGATTAACCCTGTGTTCCTCTTCATAGGCACTCACCGCTGAGCGGAAGTTGTAGATAGTACGCAGCTCAAAGTTTCCTTCGTCAAAGTCCTTCAAGCCCAGGGCGTAGCGGAACTTCAGATCAAACATGAAATGATCATAGAGTCGCTCGTCACTTAAGCCGAATCCGGATTTGAGGGTTTCAAAGCCTACCAGAATATTGATAGGCGTGTTGGGCCGTGAATGCTTATCACTGTAGAGAACGGAGAAGACCTCCTCGTTAATCCTGCAGAAATATTCATGGTAGAAAACCTGTGCCCAGGACTGTTCAAGGTGTTTTCTTGCAGTCTCAGGAAGTTGGTCCACCGATGTAAACATTCTCTGCTGCTTATGTCCTTCGTTCTTTCGAAACATCCGCTCCCCCCGATGCGGAATTTTACCCTATCAACAAAATTTTGGGAATTCCCTACCTTTTTTCAGGGGAGTCCTTAATGGGTTTCCCAAAAGCAAGAAAAACAAAGGAAATTCAGCGAATCGGACGATTAATCTCATTCATGCCTGTACAGTAGCCGTGAAAAGACAGTATGTTCACCGGGAGTTGGCATGAATTAAGGAGATTCTTCATGATAGCATTTCTGCGGGATGTTTTTCTGGTTTCCCTCCAGGCCTTCGGAGGACCCCAAAGTCATATTTCCGTTTTTGAACAAATCCTGGTAAAACGAAGGGGATATTTGAACGATGAGGAGCTGATGGAGCTTCTGGGACTCTGCAGCATGCTCCCCGGGCCCACAAGCACCCAGACCATAGTCTCTGTCGGGTACAAACAGGGAGGCAGGATTCTGGCCGTGCTGACCCTGGTAGTATGGGCCCTTCCCATCCTTATTGCCATGGGGGCTTTGAGCTTTTTCTATGCATCCATGGAATCATACGAAGGTCTGCAGAGAAGTCTCCGCTTCGTGGGGCCGATGGCTCTGGGATTCATTATTGTTGCGGCGTTCAGGATCGGACGAAAGGTGATCAAGGATCTCTTTACCGGATTGATTTTCGCCGCAAGCGCCCTCATCACATTTTTCTTCTCCATGCCGTGGATCTTTCCTCTGGTGCTTGTTGCCGGCGGAGGGGCGGAGATTCTGCGCAACAGGGATCAGCAGCTCTGGAATCGGGTAGAGATCAAGCCCCGCTGGAGCCTTCCCGCAGCAGTGCTGGCCATCGCCCTGATCAATCCGCTGCTCACGGCTCTCACCGGTTCGTCATTGGCAGCCCTCTTTGAAAGCTTCTTCCGCTACGGATACCTGGTATTCGGCGGAGGCCAGGTGATCATCCCCATGATGTACAGTGAACTGGTGGAGCTTCGCCGGTACTTAAGCAGCCAGGAGTTTCTGGCCGGGTACGGTCTGGTTCAGGGACTTCCCGGACCCATGTTCAGCTTCACCGCCTTCGCCGGGGGACTGGCTATGAGAACCCAGCCCGCGCTTCAGCAGGTTCTTGGGATAGTTCTTTCCGCCACCGGAATTTTTCTGCCCGGTCTGCTTCTGATTTTCTTCGTCTATCCGCTGTGGCAGGATCTGAAAAAAATCCGGGGACTGGCCCTCTCGGTTACCGGTATTTCCGCCGCTGCCGGCGGTCTGCTGGCATCCGCTGCTCCAAGGCTGATCATCGCCGGAAGCTCCGGTCTCATAGAGGCTGTGGTAAGCCTGTGTACGGTTCTGATTCTGGGGTTTACCAGGCTCCCGCCGCCGATCCTGGTGCTTGGAGTAATTCTTGCAGGACTGTTCATTCCCATGTAGAAATCGGTTCCGGGCCAGAGGCCGGTTTATTTCGCTATAGTTGGTTTTTCTATAGTTAGTTATTCTATAGAGAGACGGTGCTGCCGGGACGCCTGTAACTAGGGATGGTCCGGACAGCCGCCCTCAAGGTCCGAAAGCTGGAGATTCAGTGCGGTAACCGATATTCTCAGTTCAGCCAGAGAATATCCCAGACTGGTAATCATGGATACAAGGCTCAGGGCGAACACCACCTCCGCCACCGGACGCACCGAGAAGAACAGGAGAAACATGGTCACCACGCAAAGGAGCAGCGAGAGTACACCGAACATCTGCATAATCTTGATCAGGAAAATACGGCGCTGGAGATTCCGGATCTGACTGTACACCATGTTCACGTGCTCCTCTCCCTCCTCACGGGACTCCCTGTGAAGCTGACGGATGAGATTGGCAAGGGTGATAAAGCGGTTGGTATACGCCAGAAGGAGAAGAGAGAGCGCGGGAAACAGCAGCGCAGGAGTTGTAATATCTATCATGATGTGACACCGGCTCCCGGGTTATTCCGCATTTTTACGGGTATTAATCCCGAATGGAATGTACATGGGGCAGCGCGCCGCTGCAGAGCTGATCATCAGAATTACACCGGGTACGGCAAGCCACCACAGCATTCCATAGAGAATCTGCACTGCAATTCCTGCAGCCAACAATGCGATTCCGATGATCATTCTCAGGGTTCTGTCGGTTTGCCCCATATTTTTCACAAATTTTTTCATGCTTTCCTCCATGCCGGGGTTGGTAAATGAATGTACGCCCGCCGTCCCGGTCTGCTATCGGCGGCAACGCTGCTCTCAGCGGGTAATCAGGATAATACTGATGTACCCGGCGGCAAAGCTGCCAAGGGCTGCCGCCCCGCTCAAACGATGTTCAATACTGCCCGGCTCAAGAATGAAGGCATTCAGAAACAGTCCGCTCACCCCCAATGCATTGAAGAGCATATGAGGCCATACCCGGTCAATCCGGTCCGAATACGCAATGGTTCCCGCAATGCTGCTCAGGGCGGCGGAACCCAGGCTTGCATACCCCAGATAGGGGTGACCTTCCCAGCCCAGCATACCGGTAACCCCCGTGGCAGTCATCAACCCCAGAGAGGTATACCCGCCGATTCGGTGAATATTGTTGCTCCGTATAAATCTTGCAAGACTCATATCCCGTTCCCGGGAATCATCGGCATCCTCAGCACTCTGGGCCGTGATCCCTCCCAGCGCAAGGCTCACCAGCAGAACCAGCATCAGCACACGTTTCATCAGTCCTCCTTCCTGAACATCCTCAGAAATGTCTTGAATAAAGGTACTAAAAAACGGAGCCGTCGTGGCCCCTTAATTACCCGAATTGCTCCGAGAAGCCCGTTGTAGAGGTTAGCGCTGTAGGGGTACCACCACATTTGGCGGGGTGCGAAGTCAAGCATATCTCTGACGACCACTTTGGGCTGGGTCATCTCTTCGAATCCGAGAAAGGAGTGACTACGGCCCAAAGCCGACTGCTTGTATCCCCCCCAGGGGGTCTCCGGCATCCCGTGGCTCATGAGATGATCGTTCACCGTCACCGCACCTGCTTCAAGCTCTCTGATGAAATACATGCTCCTGGATTTGCTTCGGGTCCATACCGAAGCGGTGAGCCCCAGATAACTGTTATTCGCATGTTCAACCGCTTCGCTGTCCCGGGAAAAAGCAGTCAGGGTGAGTACCGGTCCGAAGGTCTCATCCAGCTGGACCTTCATTGACATATCAACATCCTCCAGAACCACCGCCGGATGACCAAAGCCGGGGAGAGCGTGGAAACCCTCTGTTCCGTAGCCCTCAAGAGAGCTGGTTACAAACCTGGCTCCTTTACTCACTGCATCATCAATGTGCACAGCAACACTTTTCCTCTGGCTTTCTGTGGTGAGACTCCCCATGTCCCAGTCGGTTGAGCCGTTCTCCGTACCAGCAGTCCTGTGTCTCAGCCGGGAAATCTTACGGCTCAGCAGTTCACGGAATTCCTCATAGATGTCTGTATGAACGTAGATCCGTTCCACCCCGCCGCAGGATTGACCGCAATTGGACAGCCCGGCCCACATGGCGCCGTTCACCGCACGATGAATGTTTGCATCGGAACAGACAATCATGGCGTCATTTCCGCCCAGCTCCAGGGAAACCGGAAGCAGAATACTCCCCGCCTCCTGTGCAAGTTTTTTCCCCACATCCACCGATCCGGTAAAAAACAGCTTCCGGATTCCCGAATGAATCAGGCCGCTTCCCGCCCTGGAACCCGGAACATGGGTCAGCTGAAGGAGATCAGGATCCAGCCCCGCTTCAGTGAAATAGCGCTTCATCATCTCCCCCAGGGGCTGGCACTGACTGGCCACTTTCAGGACCACGCCGTTCCCTGCCATGAGAGCGGTGGCCACCTCCTGAAACGGGATTGAAAAAGGATAGTTCCAGGGGCTGATAATTCCCACCACCCCCAGGGGCTCCCGGAAGAGCCGGGAACGCTTATTGAAAAACAGGATGCTGCTTCCCTTCAAGGGGCGGGGAGCCAGTGCTGCGGCAGCGCTGCGGCCGTAATAGGAAGCTGATATGACCGAGGGCAGAACCTCGGTGACGAGGGCATCAACTTCGGTTTTCCCCGTCAGTCTGCTGATCATGGCTGCAAGTTCTTCGGCATCTTCCGACAAAATCCGGGAAAGGCTGTCCAGCACCTTCCTGCGCCGGGAAATAGGGACCATCTTCCACCTTTCCTGGGCGTCTGCCGCCCTGCGGACCAGACCGGGAAGGGACGAGGGATCATCCCGTTTTTGTTCACATACCACCTCTCCGGTGGCGGGATTATATATATGTGCCATAGAACTATAAGTGTACACCCCGCTGATGCAGGGTGCAACTGTGTCAGCGTTTGGCCGCTTTCCGGGCCTCCTGTTCTCTGCGCCGTTCAAGGTACGCCAGTTCCCGCAGCAGCTTTCTGTAGGATTGAAAGCGCCGTTCGCTGAACCTGCCGTCGCTGATTGCCTCTTTCACCGCACAGCCGGGTTCCTTCTCATGCCGGCAGTCTCTGAAGCGGCAATCTTCGGCCAGTTCATGAATGTTCGGGAAACTTTGATCCAGGGTATCTTCTTCACCCCAAATTTTCAGTTCACGAAGCCCCGGCAGATCTGCGATGAGCAGTCGGTTTCCCGCGGGATATATTCTTCCCGATGTGGTGGTATGTCGCCCCTGAAGATCCCCCTTCCGCTGAGTTCCTTCCTTCGCCCGGACGAGACTTTCTGCAGGGGAGCCAGATTCCCGCTGAAGGGCATTCACTATGGCAGACTTGCCGACTCCGCTTTTCCCGAGCATGGCAAGGGTAACTGCGGAATCTCCCGCAGTTACCCTCAACAGTTCCGTGAGCCGGGAAATACCCTCTCCGGTATGAGCACTCACAGCACATACCGGCACACCGAATGAAATCTCACTGGCCGCGGCAGAGATCCTGCGGACATGTCCGGTGTCGGCGCAATCCAGTTTGTTCAACACGATCACCGGTTTTGCCCCGGAGTTCCAGGCTGTGGTGAGGCTTCGTTCAAGCATGGACTCAAGGAAATTTCTTCCGCCATCCAGGCCGAACACCAATAATAGGTAGTCAAGATTGCTCACCATCCACTGCTGCTCGGTTTTACGTCCTGCAGCCCAGCGCTGCAGTCCGCTGCTCCGTGGGAGGACTTCTTCAATTATGCTTCCCCCACCCTCATTCCGGATCGCGACCCAATCCCCCACTGCCGGGTAGTCGGCGCTTTTTTCTGCACGAGACTCGAAATGGCCGGATATGCGGGCGGCAACCGGGTCCCTGAGGACGGCTGCCGTCTCCACTTCTCCGGTCTCCACTTCTCCGGTCTCCACTTCTCCGGCCTCCACTTCTCCGGCCTCCATTTCTGCACTTCCCGGTGCAAGGAGATATACGTGGTGTTCCTGTCCGATAACCCGGGCGGGAAACAGCGTTGAGTTATTCTCTCCCATCAGTTCCTGCCCACGTTCCTTCCAATTCTCTTCCATTTCCGGGGTCCAGCCCCAGACGTTCAGATTTCTGATTTTCATGTACTTCCTGTTTATTCAGCCGTTCACCCGGAGCAGAACGAAGTTCTCCGGGGGATCAGGACATCTCAGCTCTCATGGAAGCATCAGGTATGTGAAAATCTGCCTGAGAGGAACTACTGCCGGTGTCGACAAGGCCCGGGGGCAAAACGCTTCCTGCGGATGCTGAAATCCGATAAAAAATGCATGAATCGAGAACCCAAGCGGATATGCCGGTTAAAAACCGGTCATGTGTGGGGGAATCATTCCTGTGTCAGAATCTGTGTGCAGGGAAGCAGTGTGCCGGAAAACTGTGGGTGAAGCACTTTTAGCGGTTTTCAGTGCTTCGTCGGCGGATCGGAGTTATTCAGAGATTCCGGAGAACGATTCGTTATCATGCGTACGTGAAATGTGAGTTTGATATATTTTCAGCATGTATACACCTCCGGAAAGAATAATTTCTCCAAGAGTAGCACTCACCTGCCGTCGTTTCAATCTCCCGGGACCGAAGCCGGGTGATTTTTCTTCATTTTTTCTCATTCCCTGGCTATTTTTTTCATATGATATTCATCCGCAGGCACAGGTTCACCAGTCGTCGCACAGCCCGACCCCGCCAAAAGAAGATCGGAGGGCAGAGTTCAGCCGGCGGAGCTGCGGGTATCGTCGTTCCGATTTTCATGGTTCTTTCCCTTCTTCCTGCGGCATGCAGTTCCCAGGGGGAGCTTCTCTCCCAGGCTGATGCCGATGCGCGGTACCTGGCGCTGGGAGACAGCTACACCATCGGCGAATCGGTGGAAGCTGATCGGCGCTGGCCGGCGATCCTGGCCCGGAACCTG
It includes:
- the chrA gene encoding chromate efflux transporter, with the translated sequence MIAFLRDVFLVSLQAFGGPQSHISVFEQILVKRRGYLNDEELMELLGLCSMLPGPTSTQTIVSVGYKQGGRILAVLTLVVWALPILIAMGALSFFYASMESYEGLQRSLRFVGPMALGFIIVAAFRIGRKVIKDLFTGLIFAASALITFFFSMPWIFPLVLVAGGGAEILRNRDQQLWNRVEIKPRWSLPAAVLAIALINPLLTALTGSSLAALFESFFRYGYLVFGGGQVIIPMMYSELVELRRYLSSQEFLAGYGLVQGLPGPMFSFTAFAGGLAMRTQPALQQVLGIVLSATGIFLPGLLLIFFVYPLWQDLKKIRGLALSVTGISAAAGGLLASAAPRLIIAGSSGLIEAVVSLCTVLILGFTRLPPPILVLGVILAGLFIPM
- a CDS encoding DUF2721 domain-containing protein, whose product is MIDITTPALLFPALSLLLLAYTNRFITLANLIRQLHRESREEGEEHVNMVYSQIRNLQRRIFLIKIMQMFGVLSLLLCVVTMFLLFFSVRPVAEVVFALSLVSMITSLGYSLAELRISVTALNLQLSDLEGGCPDHP
- a CDS encoding YgaP family membrane protein, which codes for MKKFVKNMGQTDRTLRMIIGIALLAAGIAVQILYGMLWWLAVPGVILMISSAAARCPMYIPFGINTRKNAE
- a CDS encoding aldehyde dehydrogenase family protein encodes the protein MAHIYNPATGEVVCEQKRDDPSSLPGLVRRAADAQERWKMVPISRRRKVLDSLSRILSEDAEELAAMISRLTGKTEVDALVTEVLPSVISASYYGRSAAAALAPRPLKGSSILFFNKRSRLFREPLGVVGIISPWNYPFSIPFQEVATALMAGNGVVLKVASQCQPLGEMMKRYFTEAGLDPDLLQLTHVPGSRAGSGLIHSGIRKLFFTGSVDVGKKLAQEAGSILLPVSLELGGNDAMIVCSDANIHRAVNGAMWAGLSNCGQSCGGVERIYVHTDIYEEFRELLSRKISRLRHRTAGTENGSTDWDMGSLTTESQRKSVAVHIDDAVSKGARFVTSSLEGYGTEGFHALPGFGHPAVVLEDVDMSMKVQLDETFGPVLTLTAFSRDSEAVEHANNSYLGLTASVWTRSKSRSMYFIRELEAGAVTVNDHLMSHGMPETPWGGYKQSALGRSHSFLGFEEMTQPKVVVRDMLDFAPRQMWWYPYSANLYNGLLGAIRVIKGPRRLRFLVPLFKTFLRMFRKED
- the rsgA gene encoding ribosome small subunit-dependent GTPase A, which gives rise to MKIRNLNVWGWTPEMEENWKERGQELMGENNSTLFPARVIGQEHHVYLLAPGSAEMEAGEVEAGEVETGEVETGEVETAAVLRDPVAARISGHFESRAEKSADYPAVGDWVAIRNEGGGSIIEEVLPRSSGLQRWAAGRKTEQQWMVSNLDYLLLVFGLDGGRNFLESMLERSLTTAWNSGAKPVIVLNKLDCADTGHVRRISAAASEISFGVPVCAVSAHTGEGISRLTELLRVTAGDSAVTLAMLGKSGVGKSAIVNALQRESGSPAESLVRAKEGTQRKGDLQGRHTTTSGRIYPAGNRLLIADLPGLRELKIWGEEDTLDQSFPNIHELAEDCRFRDCRHEKEPGCAVKEAISDGRFSERRFQSYRKLLRELAYLERRREQEARKAAKR